From the genome of Pseudarthrobacter sp. NIBRBAC000502772:
CCTGTCTCCTCACGACCTCTACGCAAGCTTGGATTCCTTACGATTGGCCTGTTCGATCCGGCGGATCCGGCCGCAGGGCACGAATCGACGCTGCAGGTCATCGAACTGGGCGAGCGGCTTGGATTCGACAGCGCCTGGCTCCGCCACCGCCATCTGCAGTTCGGAATCTCCTCCCCCATTGCGGTCATGGCCGCGGCCAGCCAGCGCACATCCCGGATCGAGCTTGGCACCGCCGTGACCCCGCTGGGCTGGGAAAACCCATTGCGCCTGGCCGAGGACCTGGCCACCGTGGATCTGCTCGCCGGCGGACGAATCAATCCGGGACTCAGCGTAGGTGAACCAATGAACTACGACACGGTGAAACACGAGCTTTACCCGGATTCCGCTGAGCTGGAGGACTTCAGTTATGCCCGCGTGGACCGGCTTGCCCGTTTGATTGCAGGGGAGCCGGTCCGGGAATTTTCCGGCAAGCAGGGTGTCGTCGAGGAATTTTCCAATCGCGTCGAGCCGCACTCTTTCGGGCTGCGTGAACGGCTTTGGTATGGTGCGGCAAGCAAGAAATCGGCCATCTGGGCCGGGGCCAACGGATTCAACCTGCTCTCCAGCAGTGTGATCTTCCCCGAGGCTGACCAAGAACCGTCATTCGCCGACATCCAGCAATCACAGATCCGCGCCTACCGTGAAGCCGCCGCGAATTCCGCCCAATCGCGCGGACAAGCCCGGGTCTCGCAAGGACTGGTGGTGATCCCGACCGATTCGGCTTCAGCGAAACAGCGGGAAAAGTACCTGCGGTACGTCGACGAACGAACTCCCCGCACCCGGGCGCCGCAGGGGCCGAAGAGGATGCTGTTCGCCCAGGATCTTATCGGCACCAGCGATCAGATTGCCGAACAGCTGTACGCACACGCCGGGTTCCAGGAGGTCGACGAAGTGGCATTTGCGCTGCCCTTCAGCTTCGATCACGAGGACTACGTCCAGATCCTCACCGACATCGCCACGACATTGGGTCCCGCCCTGGGGTGGACGCCAGCAGGTTAAGGATTCAAGCCTGCCGGCTGGAATCACGCGGTCCTACATAGAGCTGCTCCGAACAGGACGGGATCAGCTGATCATTGCCGGGGTGTCTGTCTTGTCTTGCGGATCTGGTGTGGTCATTGCTGGGATCATCCGATCATGTAGACCATGCCGCGTCCCTCGTCAGCGAGGTTCGCCGTAAAGGTCCGCGCCTTCCGAAGGTAGCTCCGGACATAGTCGACCTCACCAGCAACGTCCGGACTGAAGCAATGCGATTCCCGCAGCCGCAACTCCACGTCCTCGGCGCAGACCTCTTCCAGGTCCCTTGCGACAGCCAACACCTCCGGTGGGGTCAGTGTCCGCACCCAAGGCTCCCAACCCATGCCGTTCATGACCACTGCGCCTTCGAACATCCGATAGGCACGACGGGTGATCAGGTCTGGTTCCGCTGGTGCAGTGAGGCACTGCAATTGCCGCCATGCTTTGTCGAGGTACAGCATGTCCCGGTTCGGCACCGCTTGCTCAAACGTCGGGGTGCTGATCGTGGCACCCTGTTCGAATCCCCATGCATCGGCGAGCGGATCATCGGAGAGAAAGCTGAGAGGATCGGCAAGCGCTTGGTCGGTCAGGTTGCCGTCGAATGCGTACGCGTAGTATCTGATTCCCATTCGCCAAGCATCGCCGGGCTGCGGGCTGCACGTAACCGCCACATTCGGGTATGTGGATAACCCTGTGGTTCCTTGGCAGCAAAGGGGCCAGCTCTCTCCTGGTGGCATGCTTTATGGCCACCAAAACGACTAACGCGATCAGTGCCAACACGAAAATCGCGCCCAGGCTGTGCCAAGGCGCGATTCTCGCAGATGGGGCTAGACGTTGAAGCGGAACTCCACTACATCGCCGTCAGCCATCACGTACTCTTTGCCTTCGATGCGTACCTTGCCACGGGACTTGGCTTCAGCCATGGAACCGGCCTCGATGAGGTCATGGAAGGAAACCACTTCAGCCTTGATGAAGCCACGCTGGAAGTCGCTGTGGATGACGCCTGCTGCCTGCGGCGCGGTGTCGCCCTGGTGGATGGTCCAGGCGCGTGTTTCCTTCGGACCGGCTGTGAGGTACGTCTGGAGGCCCAGGGTGTGGAAGCCGACGCGTGCCAGTTGGTCGAGGCCGGACTCGTCCTGGCCGTTCATTTCCAGCATTTCGCGCGCTTCCTCCTCGTCCAGCTCCACAAGGTCGGATTCGAGCTTCGCGTCCAGGAAGATGGCGTCCGCCGGGGCCACCATGGCCCGCAGTTCGTCCTGCTTCTCCGGGCTGCCCAGGATGCCTTCGTCGGAATTGAAGACGTAGATGAACGGCTTCGCGGTCAGGAGGCTGAGCTCCTTGAGATACTCCATCTCCAGCTTGTCGCTCTTGATCGAGGAGAAGACCGTGTCCCCGCGTTCCAGGACCGCCTGCGCAGCCTTGATGGCTGCCAGCTCGGCAGCTTCCCGCTTCTTGATCTTGACTTCTTTTTCGATCCGGGGAATGGCATTTTCGATGGTCTGAAGGTCAGCGAGGATCAGCTCGGTGTTGATGGTTTCCATGTCCGAGCGGGGATCCACTTTGCCGTCAACGTGGATGACGTCGGGGTCATCAAACACCCGGACCACCTGGGCAATGGCCTCGGCCTCACGGATGTTGGCAAGGAACTTGTTGCCCAGGCCTTCGCCCTCCGATGCGCCCTTTACGATGCCGGCGATGTCCACGAAGGACACCGGAGCGGGCAGGAGGCGCTGCGACCCAAAGATGTCAGCGAGCTGCTGGAGCCGGGGATCCGGCAGGTTCACGACGCCGACATTGGGTTCGATGGTAGCGAACGGATAGTTCGCAGCCAGCACCTGGTTCCGGGTCAGTGCGTTGAAAAGAGTTGATTTGCCGACGTTGGGCAGTCCGACGATGCCAATAGTAAGAGCCACGAGCATTGATTCTACCGGTTGCCGGACGCATGGGCCCCAGGCGGTCCCCCGCAGTGTCGGCACATGGTGGAACGCCTGGTGGAATATGTCGGTTCCGTAAATTGTCACAGGGTCATGCCACAGTGTGGATATGGATGCTTTAGCCCTGATTCTTGCCCTGTTGATGCTGCTGGTAGGTGCCGTCGCCGGCGCCGCCGCCACCTACTTTTCCCTCCGCCGGCACAGTCGTGCCCTGGAGGAGGACTTCGACGCTGTTTCGTCGCGGCTTTCCGAGGTCAACGCCCAGTTCGCCGCCGCGGACGCGGAGCGCCGCCTGCTCTCGATGCAGAACCGGGAACTCGGCGAGTCCCGCAACCAGGACGGGAGCGTCCTCCGGGCACTCGCCCCCGTGGCGGAAAAGCTGACCGCGGTGCAGCAGCAGGTGGCACTGCTGGAACGCGACCGCCTGGAACAGTACGGCCAGTTGGCGCAACAACTTCAAGAGGCCAGGCTTTCCGATGCCCAGCTGATCCGGTCCACGCACGCCCTCGAGTCAGCGTTGCGCTCCAACAGTGCTCGTGGACAGTGGGGCGAAGTTCAATTGCGCCGAGTGGTCGAGGCATCGGGCATGCTCAAGCACGTGGATTTCCTGGAGCAGGTCCACAGTGCCGGGGCCGATTCAGCGGTCCGTCCCGACCTCGTCGTCCAACTGCCGGGCCAGAAGCAGCTGGTGGTGGACGCGAAGGTTCCGTTGTCCTCCTACCTGGAGGCCCAGGAGCTGGGTGCGCGCCAGGACTCGGGTACAACCGGGAATCCCGGCAGCCAGCAATCCCTGCTGGCCGCCCACGCCAAGGCGCTGCGGGCCCACGTGGACTCGCTCAGCAACAAGAAGTACTGGGACATCCCCGGGAACTCCCCCGAGCTGGTGATCTGCTTCCTGCCGGCCGAATCCATCCTGGCCGCCGCCCTGACCGCCGATGCGACGCTGTTGGACCACGCGCTTTCCAGGAATGTGGTTCTTGCCTCGCCCAGTACGCTGCTCGCAGTGCTCAAATCGGTGGCTTTCACGTGGCGCCAGGATGTGCTGACGGACAGTGCGCGGGAACTGTTCGACCTCGCCCGTCAGCTGTACGAACGAATGGGAACGCTCGGCGATAACGTGGGCAAGCTGGGTTCGTCACTCAAGTCTTCGGTGGACCGGTACAACGCCCTGATCGGCACCCTGGAAGCGCGGATCCTGCCCACCGCACGGAAGCTCAATGCCATGGATGAATCCGGGCTGCTCACTCCGCCGGCACTCGAGGTCACGCCGCGTTCGTTGGCGGCCCCGGAGTTTCAGCAGGACGAAGCCGCCGCCTGACGGTGGGAATGGGTGGTTGAGCTTTGGTTTCGACAAGCTCAACCACCGGAGGTCGGGAGATGTCAGTCGCGGGAGCGGCGGCCGCCGAGCGCCCGGCTGACGTCTCCGGCTTCCTTAAGGGTTGCGCGGAGTTCCTTGGGCAACGAGAAAAGGAGGTCTTCTTCGGCCGTGACTACTTCTTCCACGGAGCCGTACCCGTAGTCGGCCAGCAGGCGCAGGACGTCCGTGACCAGGAGCTCCGGAACTGAAGCCCCTGAGGTGACGCCGACGGTAGCCACGCCTTCAAACCATGCCTCGTCCACTTCGTTGGCGAAGTCCACGCGGTAGGAGGCCTTGGCACCGTACTCCAGGGCGACTTCCACCAGACGGACAGAGTTCGAGGAGTTGGCCGATCCCACCACAATGACCAAGTCAGCCTGGGGTGAGATTTTCTTGATGGCCACCTGACGGTTGGTGGTGGCGTAGCAGATGTCGTCGCTGGGCGGATCCTGCAGGGTGGGGAACCGATCCTTCAGCAGCCGGACCGTTTCCATGGTCTCGTCCACGCTGAGGGTGGTCTGGGACAGCCAGATGACCTTTTCCGGATCCCTGACGGTTACCTTGTCCACTTCGTGGGGACCGTTGATGATCTGGATGTGTTCCGGTGCTTCGCCGGCGGTGCCCTCGACTTCTTCGTGACCGTCGTGGCCGATCAGCAGGATGTCGAAGTCGTCCTTGGCGAACCGCACGGCCTCCTTGTGAACCTTGGTCACCAGCGGGCAGGTGGCGTCGATGGTGCGCAGCCCGCGGTCTTCGGCTGACTGGACGACGGCCGGGGATACCCCGTGGGCGGAAAAGATCACCAGGGCGCCTTCCGGGACCTCGTCGGTCTCGTCGACGAAGATGGCTCCCTGCGCCTCCAGCGAGCTCACCACGTGGACGTTGTGCACGATCTGCTTCCGGACATATACCGGCGGACCGTAGTGCTCTAGGGCCTTCTCGACGGCGATAACGGCCCGGTCCACACCGGCGCAGTAGCCGCGGGGCGCAGCCAGGAGGACCTTCTTGGGACCGGTCACCGGAGCCGCGGCGGCTACCTCCTCAGGCGAGCGCCGCCTGCGCGGGACAGTTGGCATCGAGAGGGACACAGCTGAGGAAGTCATCTCTCCATGCTACCGGGTGGGGGCCCGCCGCCCTGGCGAAGCGATCCGGATCACAACGGCCGCAGCGACAAGCACAGCGCCGGTTATCGCGGCACCACCGACCCAGGATTGGAAGCTGCTGGACGCGGCCGCCACAAACGCATCCTTGAACATGTCCGAAAGCCCGTTGCCGCTGGCCGTCCCCACGACGGCATCCCTGGCGACCTGCGAGCCGGCAGCCCACAGGCCCGCCAGTGCCAGCGCCCCCAGTCCCACAGCGAGAATCACGGTCCACCGACGGCGCGCGGACACCAGCGCCAGCGCAAAGGCGATTCCCGCTCCAATGGCAAGGGAGTAGCCGAGCGGCGCGTAGGCGGACGCTCTCTCGACCATTTGGCGCTGCTCAGGCTCGCCAACGTTGACCAGCGTCTGCTCCGGCGCAGTCAGCGGGAGTCCCGTGGTGCGTGCGAGCTCCTCCGTCGCCAGCGCCACCAGGGGTGCCACGTCCAACGTAAGCGACGACGGCGAGTCAGGTTCGGCGGGAGCCGATGCGGGTGCGGCGAAGCTGAGCCGGTGGCTCTTCCGCAGTGTTTCCTCCCAGGCCGCCGGGTAGCCGGGCAAAGCTGTGAGGGAACCGGCCGCCGCCTCAAGCACTGGCGTGACCAGACCTGCCAGGGCGTCCGGGATGGCCCCTGCATCGATGGTGCCCACAGCGGCTGCGGCGAGCCGCTGCTGGAATTCTGCGTCCTGCCCCAGGGGAGCGGCCAGGGCCACAAAGCCATCCTCCTGAACCACGTTGCGGTCAAGCCAGATGGCGGGTACGGCCAGGGCGGACAGCAAAACGCCCACGACGACGGCGATGGCTGAAACGAAGGTGCGCAAAACGGGTCCTCACGGGTTGGCGGCAGCACAGCCATCATAGAGCTGGTGTCTGGACAAAGAATGTCAGTCTCGGGTGATACAGCTTATGGATAAGGTTGAATGGCAACCGCCAGCTCACTGACGGCCGCCTTTCAAGCACGAACCGCTACCTGCCGAACAAAGGACCACCATGCCGCCACCCACAGTTTCCCGGGGCAGCGGACATGTCTGAACAGGCTGCGCTGCCGGGCACTGCTGCCACCACGTTGCCCGCCACGGCCGGTGAGACCAGCCCGGACAATCCATGGCCGCTGCAGTTGCTGTCCCAGAAACTCAAGGCCCATATCGATCGCACCCCGTCCGCATGGGTCGAAGGCCAGGTCATCGAATTGAACCGCCGCGGGGGTAACGCGTACCTCACCCTCCGGGACGTGGACGCGGAAGTTTCCCTGCCGGCGTCGGTCTGGACCAAGGTTCTGGACCGGCAGAACATGCCCCTGGAGCGTGGATCCCGCGTGGTGGCCTTGCTCAAGCCGGAGTTCTGGCTGAAGACCGGGCGGCTCAACATGCAGGTTCGGGACATCAGGCCTGTAGGGCTTGGCGACCTGCTGGCGCGGATCGAACGGTTGCGCCAGGCTCTCTCCGCCGAGGGGCTGTTTGCCGACTCACGGAAGAAACCACTGCCGCTGCTCCCGCACCGTATCGGCCTGATTACCGGACGGGACTCCGACGCCAAAAAAGACGTCGTCCAAAACGCCGCACTGCGCTGGCCCGCAGTTGAATTCGAGATCCGGGAAGTGGCGGTCCAGGGCAACACTGCGGTCTCGCAAATTATCCGCGCCCTGCAGGAACTGGACAGCCGCCCCGATGTGGACGTCATTGTCATCGCCCGGGGCGGCGGAGCCTTGGAGGACCTGCTGCCTTTCAACAGCGAGGAACTGATCCGTGCTGTCGCGGCCACGGCCACCCCGGTGGTCAGCGCCATCGGACATGAGGCGGACCGTCCCCTACTCGACGACGTGGCGGACCTGCGCGCGTCGACGCCCACTGATGCGGCCAAGCGAATCGTGCCTGACGTTGCCGAGGAACTGGCCGGCGTGCGCCAGGCACGGGAGCACCTGCGCAGGAGCATCGGCAGGCTCGTGGACAGGGAGTCGGACCGGTTGTCCGCACTCCATTCCCGGCCTGTTCTGGCCACCCCGGAAGCCATCGTCACCGGACGCGCGGAGGAAATCGAACGCCTCCTGCGGAGATCATCGGCCGCTGTCAGTTCAACGGTGGTACGGGCGGCTGACCAGCTGGTTCACCTGCAGGCCCAGGTCCGTGCCCTGTCACCACAAAAGACGCTGGACCGCGGCTATGCCGTGGTCGAACTGGCCAACGGCCGGCCGGCCCGTGCCACTGAAACTGCCGGCCACGCTGTGATCCGAGACCCGTCGGAGGCGCCGTCGGGAACTGCGTTGTCCGTACGCGTAGCCCATGGCCTGTTCGGCGCCACTTCCACTGGGGAACTTCAACAAGGAGAAGCACATGCCCGAAACAAAGCCTGACCCGGAAATCCAAGCACTGAGCTATGAGGAAGCCCGCGAACAGCTGGTGCAGGTGGTGGGGAAGCTTGAGGCGGGCGGCGCCAGCCTCGAGGAATCCCTGGCACTCTGGGAACGCGGCGAAGCCCTGGCAAAGCGCTGCGAGGAGTGGCTGGAGGGCGCCCGCAAACGGCTCGCTGCCGCCCGCGACCAGCCGCTCTGACCAGTCACAGAAGGCGGCCCACCCCTCGGAACGACGCGCCCCAACAGGTCAGGACCGTTCAACCAGTTCCCGTTCGATCGGGACGTCGAACTCCGCCTTTGGCCATTCCAGCTTCATGTCAGACAGCGCGCCCAGCACCAACTGCTGCACCGCGATCCTGGCGTACCATTTCTTGTTGGCCGGAACCACGTGCCAGGGTGCGGCTTCCGTGTTGGTCTCGTCGAAGGCAGCCTGGTAGGCGGCCATGTAGTCGCCCCAGAAGGCTCGTTCCTTGAGGTCACCGCTGCTGTATTTCCAGTGCTTGGCGGGGTTGTCCAGCCGGGCAAGGAGCCGTGCCTTCTGTTCATCCTTGCTGATGTTGAGCATCACCTTGATGATTTTGGTTCCGGCATCGGTCTGGCGCGCCTCGAACTCATTGATGGCCCGGTAGCGGCGCCTAATTTCGTCAGGCGTCGCCCAGTTATGGACCCGGTGGATCAGGACGTCCTCATAGTGGGAGCGGTCGAAGATGCCCACCATGCCCGCTCCGGGCACCTCCTTCTCGATCCGCCAGAGGAAGTCATAGGACTTTTCCTCCTCGGTGGGGGCCTTGAAGGCTTTGAACTGGACGCCCTGCGGATTCATGGTGGCCATGACATGGCTGACGATTCCGCCCTTGCCCGCGGTGTCCATGGCCTGCAGGATCAGCAGAAGCCGTTTTCTCCCGCCGAAGCGCGACTCCGCGAACAGCTTTTCCTGAAGTTCGGCCAACGCGCCGTCCAGTTCAGCCAGAATTGTCTGGCCATCGGCTTTGTTGCCCTTGTAACCGGGCGTCGCGTCGGAGTCAGCGTCGGCCAGCGAGAACCCTTTCCCCACCCTCAGCGTATCGACAGGGTGCTTCTCGAACTCAACGACGTCGGCCATTGGGGTCCTTTCCCAAGGTTCCACGCGCCGAAAGACGCGTCACCACAGGCTAGTTCCCTTGATACCGGCTAAGGAAGTCCCCCATGCGTCCGATCGCTTCTTCAATGTCCTTGACGTTCGGCAACGTGACCATGCGGAAGTGGTCAGGCCGGACCCAGTTGAACGCCCGTCCGTGTGACACCAGGATCTTCTGTTCCTTCAGCAGGTCCAGGACAAATTTCTCGTCATCACGGATGTGGAAGACTTCCGGATCCAGGCGCGGGAACAGGTACAGCGCGCCACGGGCCTGCTGCGTGCTCACACCCGGGATCGCGTTGAGCATGTCGTAGGCCTTGTTCCGCTGTTCCAGCAGCCTGCCGCCGGGGAGGATGAGGTCATTGATGCTCTGGTAGCCGCCGAGCGCGGTCTGGATGGCGTGCTGGGCGGGCACGTTGGCACAGAGGCGCATGTTGGCCAGGAGGCTGATGCCCTCCAGATAATCGGAGGCATCCTTCTTCGGGCCCGAGATGGCCATCCAGCCGGCACGGTAGCCGCAGACGCGGTAGGCCTTGGACAGCCCACTGAAAGTGAGGCAAAGGACGTCGTCGCCCGTCAGCGCGGCCATGTTGATGTGCACGGCGTCCTCGTACAGGATCTTTTCGTAGATTTCATCCGCGAAAAGGATCAGTCCGTGCTTCTCGGCCAGCGCCACGATCTTCTTCAGCGTCTCTTCCGGATAGACCGCGCCCGTGGGGTTGTTGGGGTTGATCACCACGATGCCCTTGGTGCGGGGCGTGATCTTGGCTTCAAGATCCTCAAGGTCCGGCTGCCAGCCTGATTCCTCATCGCAGAGGTAGTGCACGGGCTTCCCGCTCGCCAGGGCCACGGAAGCGGTCCACAGCGGGTAGTCCGGTGTGGGGATCAGCACCTCGTCGCCGTCGTTGAGCAGCGCCATGAGGGACATGGTGATCAGTTCGCTGACGCCGTTGCCCAGGTAGATGTCGTCCACATGGATGTTCTGGATTCCGCGGGTCTGGTAGTACTGGGAGACCGCAGTCCGGGCCGAGAAGATGCCCCGGGAGTCGCTGTAACCCTGGGCATGGGGCAGATGGCGGATCATGTCCACCAGGATCGCGTCCGGGGCTTCAAATCCAAACGGCGCAGGGTTTCCGATGTTCAGTTTGAGGATCCGGTGACCCTCCGCCTCCATCTGCTGGGCGGCCTGAAGAATCGGTCCACGGATGTCGTAAAGGACGTTGTGAAGCTTGGTGGACTGCTTGAATTCTGCCATCCATCAAATATGCCATATGACGGATGTACTTCTGTTGAGACCTCAGACACAGACGTGTAGAGAGCGGACGACCGCGGCTGCCGGCCCGTGTGGGTCCGGCAGCCGCCGTCGTGATTGCGTTGTGGAGTCAGGTGCTACTTGACGATGCCCTTGTCCTTGAGCCACGTGGCGGCGGCGTCTTTGGCATTTTGCTTCTGGCTGCCGCTGACTGCGCGGTTGAGGTTGACCAGGTCCTCAGTGGTGAGGATCTTCGACACGGCATTGAGCGCGTCCTTGGCCTTGTCGGTCATTTTTGCCTTGTTGTACAGCGGCAGGACCTGCTGGGCCTTGAAGTTGTTCTTGGGATCCTCCAGGACCACCAGGTCGTTGTCCGCGATGGACGGTGTGGTGGTGTAGATGTCAGCCACCTGGACGTCGTCGGTCAGCAGTGCCTGCAGGGTCAGGTTGCCGCCGCCGTCGCTGAAGGGCTTCAGTGCCTTGAGTTCGCAGCCGTAGTTCTTTTTGAGTCCCGGGAAGCCATAGGCGCGGGTTTCGAACGTGGCCGGCGCCGCCATGGTCAGGTCCTTGCAGACCTTGGCGAGGTCCTCAATGGACTTCAGCTGGTACTTCTCCGCGGTGGCCTTGGTGACCACCATGGCGTCCTTGGACTCGGCCTTGGATGCCTCCAGGACTGCCAAACCCTCGGGGAGCTTGCCCGGCAGCGCCTTGTAGATGTCGTCGGCCGAGACCTCGGCAGCTTCAGGATCCACATGCGAGAGCAGGTTGCCGGAGTAATCCGGGACAAGGTCAACCGAGCCGTCCTGGACCGCTTTGAAGTAGATTTCGCGGGCACCGATGTTGGGCTTGGTGGTTGCCGTGACCCCTGCAGCAGTCAGCGCGCCGGCGTAGATCTCAGCGACGATCTGGCTCTCCGGGAAGTCAGCCGAGCCGACCACCAACGAGCCGCCGCCGGCGCTTCCGGCGCTGGTGCTGGGGGTGGCCAACGGGTCACTCCCGCCGCAGGCCGTCAGCGCGACGGCCAGGCCGACGCCGGCAGCCATGCCAGCCAGTCCCCGGCGGGTAAGGATTGTCCTGGTGTTGTCTTTCATGGGGTACCTCCTTGAACGGCAGCTGGCGCAGGCGCGGCAGCTGGGAGATCAGCGGAGGCCTTTTGGCCACCGTGCAGATCGGTTTTGAGGCCGGGCGAAAGAAGGGCTCTTTGCACCGCGGCCAGGATGAGGTCAACAACGATGGCCAGCCCTGCAATCAGCAGCGACCCGGCAAGCATCCGCGGGAAGTCCTGCAGCGCCAAGCCGTCAAAAAGGTAGCGGCCCAGCCCGCCCAAGGGCAGGTAGGCAACCACCGACACCGTGGCGATGACCTGCAGCACGGCGGTTCGGACACCGCCGAACATGACCTGCAGCCCGTTGGGCAGCTCAACCCGGAACAGGATCTGCAGCTCGGTCATGCCCATGGCCCGGGCAGCGTCCACCACGG
Proteins encoded in this window:
- a CDS encoding 4-hydroxy-3-methylbut-2-enyl diphosphate reductase, with the translated sequence MTSSAVSLSMPTVPRRRRSPEEVAAAAPVTGPKKVLLAAPRGYCAGVDRAVIAVEKALEHYGPPVYVRKQIVHNVHVVSSLEAQGAIFVDETDEVPEGALVIFSAHGVSPAVVQSAEDRGLRTIDATCPLVTKVHKEAVRFAKDDFDILLIGHDGHEEVEGTAGEAPEHIQIINGPHEVDKVTVRDPEKVIWLSQTTLSVDETMETVRLLKDRFPTLQDPPSDDICYATTNRQVAIKKISPQADLVIVVGSANSSNSVRLVEVALEYGAKASYRVDFANEVDEAWFEGVATVGVTSGASVPELLVTDVLRLLADYGYGSVEEVVTAEEDLLFSLPKELRATLKEAGDVSRALGGRRSRD
- a CDS encoding LLM class flavin-dependent oxidoreductase, which translates into the protein MPVSSRPLRKLGFLTIGLFDPADPAAGHESTLQVIELGERLGFDSAWLRHRHLQFGISSPIAVMAAASQRTSRIELGTAVTPLGWENPLRLAEDLATVDLLAGGRINPGLSVGEPMNYDTVKHELYPDSAELEDFSYARVDRLARLIAGEPVREFSGKQGVVEEFSNRVEPHSFGLRERLWYGAASKKSAIWAGANGFNLLSSSVIFPEADQEPSFADIQQSQIRAYREAAANSAQSRGQARVSQGLVVIPTDSASAKQREKYLRYVDERTPRTRAPQGPKRMLFAQDLIGTSDQIAEQLYAHAGFQEVDEVAFALPFSFDHEDYVQILTDIATTLGPALGWTPAG
- a CDS encoding exodeoxyribonuclease VII small subunit is translated as MPETKPDPEIQALSYEEAREQLVQVVGKLEAGGASLEESLALWERGEALAKRCEEWLEGARKRLAAARDQPL
- a CDS encoding pyridoxal phosphate-dependent aminotransferase, which produces MAEFKQSTKLHNVLYDIRGPILQAAQQMEAEGHRILKLNIGNPAPFGFEAPDAILVDMIRHLPHAQGYSDSRGIFSARTAVSQYYQTRGIQNIHVDDIYLGNGVSELITMSLMALLNDGDEVLIPTPDYPLWTASVALASGKPVHYLCDEESGWQPDLEDLEAKITPRTKGIVVINPNNPTGAVYPEETLKKIVALAEKHGLILFADEIYEKILYEDAVHINMAALTGDDVLCLTFSGLSKAYRVCGYRAGWMAISGPKKDASDYLEGISLLANMRLCANVPAQHAIQTALGGYQSINDLILPGGRLLEQRNKAYDMLNAIPGVSTQQARGALYLFPRLDPEVFHIRDDEKFVLDLLKEQKILVSHGRAFNWVRPDHFRMVTLPNVKDIEEAIGRMGDFLSRYQGN
- a CDS encoding DNA recombination protein RmuC; amino-acid sequence: MDALALILALLMLLVGAVAGAAATYFSLRRHSRALEEDFDAVSSRLSEVNAQFAAADAERRLLSMQNRELGESRNQDGSVLRALAPVAEKLTAVQQQVALLERDRLEQYGQLAQQLQEARLSDAQLIRSTHALESALRSNSARGQWGEVQLRRVVEASGMLKHVDFLEQVHSAGADSAVRPDLVVQLPGQKQLVVDAKVPLSSYLEAQELGARQDSGTTGNPGSQQSLLAAHAKALRAHVDSLSNKKYWDIPGNSPELVICFLPAESILAAALTADATLLDHALSRNVVLASPSTLLAVLKSVAFTWRQDVLTDSARELFDLARQLYERMGTLGDNVGKLGSSLKSSVDRYNALIGTLEARILPTARKLNAMDESGLLTPPALEVTPRSLAAPEFQQDEAAA
- a CDS encoding ABC transporter substrate-binding protein; translation: MKDNTRTILTRRGLAGMAAGVGLAVALTACGGSDPLATPSTSAGSAGGGSLVVGSADFPESQIVAEIYAGALTAAGVTATTKPNIGAREIYFKAVQDGSVDLVPDYSGNLLSHVDPEAAEVSADDIYKALPGKLPEGLAVLEASKAESKDAMVVTKATAEKYQLKSIEDLAKVCKDLTMAAPATFETRAYGFPGLKKNYGCELKALKPFSDGGGNLTLQALLTDDVQVADIYTTTPSIADNDLVVLEDPKNNFKAQQVLPLYNKAKMTDKAKDALNAVSKILTTEDLVNLNRAVSGSQKQNAKDAAATWLKDKGIVK
- a CDS encoding ABC transporter permease, with translation MSNIFVDTLAWIADPLHWTGSSGIPVRLLEHLQYSGLVLVIAAAIAVPAGLYIGHTGRGRVVAVAVAGALRALPTLGLLVLFALLAGSSLMPPVWALVILTVPPLLAGTYAGISSVDRAVVDAARAMGMTELQILFRVELPNGLQVMFGGVRTAVLQVIATVSVVAYLPLGGLGRYLFDGLALQDFPRMLAGSLLIAGLAIVVDLILAAVQRALLSPGLKTDLHGGQKASADLPAAAPAPAAVQGGTP
- the xseA gene encoding exodeoxyribonuclease VII large subunit, with translation MSEQAALPGTAATTLPATAGETSPDNPWPLQLLSQKLKAHIDRTPSAWVEGQVIELNRRGGNAYLTLRDVDAEVSLPASVWTKVLDRQNMPLERGSRVVALLKPEFWLKTGRLNMQVRDIRPVGLGDLLARIERLRQALSAEGLFADSRKKPLPLLPHRIGLITGRDSDAKKDVVQNAALRWPAVEFEIREVAVQGNTAVSQIIRALQELDSRPDVDVIVIARGGGALEDLLPFNSEELIRAVAATATPVVSAIGHEADRPLLDDVADLRASTPTDAAKRIVPDVAEELAGVRQAREHLRRSIGRLVDRESDRLSALHSRPVLATPEAIVTGRAEEIERLLRRSSAAVSSTVVRAADQLVHLQAQVRALSPQKTLDRGYAVVELANGRPARATETAGHAVIRDPSEAPSGTALSVRVAHGLFGATSTGELQQGEAHARNKA
- a CDS encoding polyphosphate kinase 2 family protein, whose amino-acid sequence is MADVVEFEKHPVDTLRVGKGFSLADADSDATPGYKGNKADGQTILAELDGALAELQEKLFAESRFGGRKRLLLILQAMDTAGKGGIVSHVMATMNPQGVQFKAFKAPTEEEKSYDFLWRIEKEVPGAGMVGIFDRSHYEDVLIHRVHNWATPDEIRRRYRAINEFEARQTDAGTKIIKVMLNISKDEQKARLLARLDNPAKHWKYSSGDLKERAFWGDYMAAYQAAFDETNTEAAPWHVVPANKKWYARIAVQQLVLGALSDMKLEWPKAEFDVPIERELVERS
- the ychF gene encoding redox-regulated ATPase YchF — translated: MALTIGIVGLPNVGKSTLFNALTRNQVLAANYPFATIEPNVGVVNLPDPRLQQLADIFGSQRLLPAPVSFVDIAGIVKGASEGEGLGNKFLANIREAEAIAQVVRVFDDPDVIHVDGKVDPRSDMETINTELILADLQTIENAIPRIEKEVKIKKREAAELAAIKAAQAVLERGDTVFSSIKSDKLEMEYLKELSLLTAKPFIYVFNSDEGILGSPEKQDELRAMVAPADAIFLDAKLESDLVELDEEEAREMLEMNGQDESGLDQLARVGFHTLGLQTYLTAGPKETRAWTIHQGDTAPQAAGVIHSDFQRGFIKAEVVSFHDLIEAGSMAEAKSRGKVRIEGKEYVMADGDVVEFRFNV
- a CDS encoding DUF1877 family protein — protein: MGIRYYAYAFDGNLTDQALADPLSFLSDDPLADAWGFEQGATISTPTFEQAVPNRDMLYLDKAWRQLQCLTAPAEPDLITRRAYRMFEGAVVMNGMGWEPWVRTLTPPEVLAVARDLEEVCAEDVELRLRESHCFSPDVAGEVDYVRSYLRKARTFTANLADEGRGMVYMIG